In candidate division TA06 bacterium, the genomic window GGATTGGAGGCCCCTCCGCATCATAGGAGTCGTCTGGTGGGCTGGGGCCATCGTGATGATGTTCGCGCCGGTGCTGTATCATTCGCTCATAATGGCTGTCGTAATAGTCCCCGCGTACTTGGTCCCAGGGCACTTGCTAAGAGCGCAGTACAAGAGGGCGATACGAAATGAACAAGTTAGCACCACTTGACCCAATCATCCACGCGCCAGTGCGGCTAGCCATCCTGACGGTGCTGATGGCCGTCAAGGAAGCCGACTTCAACTATTTGAAGGAGACCACTGGAACGACAGACGGCAACCTGAGCACGCATCTAACCAAACTAGAACAAACCAAATACATCAAGGTCACCAAAACATTTGTGGGCAAGAAACCCAGAACCAAGTGTTCAATCACCCAAAAAGGATTGGCTGCCTACCAAGATTACATCAGAATCCTGGAAGAATATATCAAACGATGAAACTGCGAACTACACAACCAAAAAAATGGATCGGTGCGCCCGTTAGACGGCCGGGGCGAGCCTAGCCCTCCGCGGATTCCTAGCTTAGAATGCAAGAATGACGAAGATCCTTCGAGTATTCGGAGGGTAAAACCAGGTACCAATACCAGCGAAAACCTGCTATGAGCTGGTGATCTAGTCCTTTCGGATTCTGTAAAGGTAAACTTGGTTGGGAAATACGATGAGGATGCGATTCTGGTAGGAAGAGAGTGCCGGATATATTCTTCCTCTTGTCTTAGATTCAGTAGTCGCGCCTATCAGTTTAGTCCCTTCTGACAGCTTGCCACTTTCATCGACCAGGACCAATTCTGAACCACTCGCCAGCACATGAAACTGACCGGTGCCTTCAGTGGCTACTGGGAGTGAAGCGGCGGGTCCTTGTATCTCACCGTGCCATAAACGCTCCCCTGTCGCTGAGACAAAGACCTCCAGATTTCTTCCATATGAAACCAGAATCGTCTGTTCATCAGGAGTGAAACTCAACGCAGACAGACCGTATTTGATGGGCAGCTCTTTCCGCCAAAGCAAGTTTCCCGCCTTGTCGAAGATCAGTAATTCAAGAGTCCTGAAGGTCGTGGCTGCTACGTATGAACCTCTGCTGGATATAGCAAGTTCCCGACGCACTCCACGATATCCATATCCCTCGCTCCGGGTTTTCTTTGTATCTTTCCAAAGGAGCTTGCCGAATTTGTCCGTCAGCAGCAAGTAGCTTGGCGAATCAGTCTCCGCTTTGAAGCCTTCCTTACCGCAGAACACAAAGTATTGGCCATCGGCGGAAAACGCTCCCTTTCTAGAGGCGCCGAAATCCAGGCCGCTAGTGGAGTACACAATATCGCTTATCCGTTCACCCGTGGCATCATAAAAAAGTAGCTTTCCTCTGAGCATTGTGTCCTCGTCCGTAACCACTACATACCCTTCACTGGAAATCCAACCTCCACCATAGAAAATATACTCCCCGTATGGATCAACCTCCCTCAAGGGTAAATCCCAGAGTCGTTCCCCGCCGTCATCAATGACTTCGATCTGGACAAATTGTGTGTGTGGGGTCCCAGACTTCCCACTTGGTTCATCAACTAAGATTCCATGACGAAGACAAATGAACTTGCCATTTGCTGCTGGATGAACCCAGCTGCGTCTCCACCTTGGTTCTTTGCTTCCCTCGTATGTTGGCCGCAGGGATTCGAATTCGCCTTTTGTGGTATCTACTCTGTAGATGCTGTCTTCAGTTATTACGATTATTCCGTTTTGGCCAAGCACTCCGGCAATCACCTCTTCCTCAAATTCCCTCTGCCAGACTAGCTCCAGTGTTACCTCATGCCCTTCCCGCCCACCCACCTTTTGAGGCGCCACAGAACCAACACCGAGCAAGAGTATGAGTATGGTACTAATGCCTGCTACGCGTACCAACGCTGCCTCTCTAATTTGCTTGCCTCCCATCTATGTTCTGCGCATCATTTCAAGCTAATCTTCACAGGACCAGGTGCACGCTTATACCAGGCAGCATCAAAGGACATGCGCCCACACACGGCAATCACAGTAATACAGAATCCGTGTTGTCATAAAATCTTACCTCTCCTCAGGCAGTGTTACTCGATAGCACAGGAACCTGCGAGGGAAGACGACCGTTAGGCTTATGCCTTCCCCCACTTGAACCTTTACGAGTGGACATCCCACCTTGTTCAGTGAGTCGGTGCTTCTGCCTGTCTCTGCAAAATCGAGGGTACTTATGGTTTCCTGATTCCCTGTATCCAGAAACGATACAACCGACGATTCTTGCGATAAGTCGCGAATTCCTGCAACAGCAATTTCTTCTCCCCCTATCTGTTGAAGACTCGTTATCTCAGAATTTGCGTAGGTTCTCTTCCACGATGGACCTGTCTGATCTCGCCCAGCAAAACTCGAGATAACACCAATGTCGGAATAAATGACAAGTTCCTTCTCATTCTCACGGAAAAGGACTCGGTTGTCACCGGATCTAGTGATGTGATGTCTTGACATCCTCGAGCCCCGAAGATCGAAGATCTCCATGAAGTTGTCTCTAGTGAAGGCAACAATAGATTTGTTGTCTGGAGAAATCGAAATGCTGCTATGATAGGCACTCAAAAAGCCCTTTTGCTGATGTTGCCAGATCTCGTTCCCATCTTTTGTGTACAGGGTGAGATGGCTTATGTAGTCTTCGTCATTCTTCAGACCTTCATCAGAGAAGATAGCAAAGAATTCGCCATCCCAAGACCATGTCTCTCCGTGTGTGACACCGTTCTCAAACTGAGCTTCGGAGATTCTTACGTGTCTAATTGGATGGCCAAGGGAATCGCAAAAGACCAACTTGCTGTGCAAATCCAAATCGGTCTCTACAACATATCCGCGGTTAGAGACAGACAAATTCGGCGCATAGAATTCGGTTCCCGGAGATATCTCTTTTTCGCGACGCCACAACAATCTCCCCGAACTGTCGATCAGCTCGAAGACAGCCAACCGCTTCTTCTCCACCTCAGGCCTGGTCTTCTTGCTATCGAGGAGAACATTGTGATAGAATCCAAGATACTTGCCGCTCGTTGAGGGATAGACCCAGGTCCTTCTCCAAGTCGGCTCTCTATCTCCTTGGTACGTCGACCTCAAGTGCGCGAGTTCCCCAGTGCTATTCTCCAAGCTATAGATCTTGTTCTCGGTAACTACGATGCTTCTCTCTTGACCGAAGGCCACGTTGATGATTTCTTCTTGAAACCACTGCTCCGAAACTAGCTCCAGTGTTACCTTTTTCTTTTTGTGTCCCTTCTGCTCCGTGGCGATCACCGCTTGAGCCAATAGCAAGCACACCAGAACCGCCTCAGTTGTAATCCTGAGAACCAATCCTGCCTTCTTCATCTATCTGCCTCTTGTTTAGGAGTTGCGCGTCCTTCACAACTAATCATCATCCTAAGCTCACGCATCTGCAGTGTCAAGAAGACTTTTCCCCTCTACGCTCCCGCAGGCACCCGAAATAGCCTCGGTGCCAGGCTTCACCCTCCGAATACTCGAAGGATCTTCGTCATTTTTACATTTCGGTGGGACTATGTAGTAAAGTACATAGTGAGGTGTAAACAGCGTTTACACTTTTGGGGGTTTTTGCGTCGATCGGGTGTCGAGTGCCATTCGGCTAAGTTCAAAGCAGAGTTGAGGATCGTGTGAAACCGAACCCGGAACCAGCGGTATGGCACGGGTTTTGCATTATACAGAAACACAGCTGAATTGAAGTGAACATCGAGCAAGGAATCAACATCAAATAGATTTGCCTATCAGATTACCAGCACATAAGAAGAATCCCGCTGCAAGACAGAATCTTTGAGGTCTGTGCCACTTGGCATAGGCTTTTTTGTCCTGCTCCTGCCCTTTTGCACGCTCCAAAGAGGGTATTTCGAAAGAACTGACATCATATTCCACTCCATGCCACGAGTCACCAGAACCTATCTAGACGGACCCCAGACCAGAGTGCCCCCTGATACAACCGTCTGGGTAGCGTTCAGCAAGAGAATGGACATATCCTCAGTTGAGGATGCCATTCTCTCCCACCTCCATGCTGTCGTTCAGGTGAGCTACTACGACAGCAGTCGTCTCCTTCTTACTGAGCCGGAACTCGGTTTTCATTACCGCTCTCGATATGTGTTACCTATCTCTAATTCAGCCAGGGACTCCCAGGGCAGGTGGCTGGACAGAGAAGGCAACGGGAGCTCACAGGTGAGTTCCGGCTCACCTTCCACACCGACTCATCAAGGATTGGGGTGGGGACAGAACTCCCTTCACCTTGACGCTCGGTCTGTCCATGACGAGAACCTTTCAACAAGGAGGTGGGACACTCAATTTTGCAGAGTTCGGGGCTGGCACAAGGCCTGTGGGAATGGGAGGGGTCTTAGTCGCAGTGGCCGAAGATGCAGAAAGCACCGATTGGGACTCGGCCAACATGGCGACACTCGCCGGCCCCGAACCCAATTCCTTACCCCTGTGGAACCGGCCGTGTGTTTTCGTTCTAAGATCTCAGATCTGCGATCTAAGATGATTTGTTCCCCGCGTTCTTGGCCGCATCGGTACAGACATGAGACTCCGATCCAGCCATGCTCTTCGATGCGGCCAGGGCGCCTCAACCTTCAACCACCCGTCAACTACCAACACCACAGAAACTCGCAACCACAGATTATCACAGATTACCACAAGATTATTTTCTGGTTTGAATTAAGCCGTGAGAATGTGGTCTAAATCTGTGTTAATCTCGTGTAATCTCGTGGTTAGTAGTTTCGTTTTCGATCTTCGTGTTTGTGCGTTTGCGCTTGACCGGGCTCAGTAAACTGGTATCATGTGGCGGTGTACGATACGGTGATAAGGGCCTACCTGATATCAGGTTTACTGCTATTCCTCTGCGTCCAGCTGTCTGCCCAGGGAATGCTCCAGACACCTGGCGATTTCTACGTACGAGGAATCCAGAAGCTGACAAAAAAAGACTACTTCGGTGCTGTCTCGGAGCTGAAGCAAGCCTACGAGCTCGACAGCACAGACGCAGGGATCTGCCGTGCTCTTGGCTTCGCTCTCTTCCATACCAATGATCTGAAGAGCTCTGCATTCTACTATGAAAAGGTTTTATCTCAAGTACCCGATGACTGGGAGAGCGCAGCCCGGCTTGCGGTCATATGTCTGAGCGAGGAAATCCAGGACTATGACAAGGCAATCGAGTACGCACAACTCGCCACCCAGGGAAATCCTTCGAGCGACCTTGCCTATTATGCCCTGGCCAGCGCGTATGAACGCGCAGGCCATCTGGAGGAGGCGGAGAGGTACTATCGCCATTTCCTCAACACCTTCCTGGACAGCGAGTACAGTGATGAGGTGGCGAGAGCTTTAAAGAAACTGAACAAGGGCGCACTCATCCTCACACACAACGTTGTTCTTGAAAACAAAGGCTCCGCCCCCGCCAACTCGATAACAGCGCTCATCATGATCGGCAGAGATTTCGCCGAGTACCAGAAGACTGTGCTTTTGTCTGTGAAGCCTGGATTTGATGTGGTGATGAGTGATTCCCTGGGCCACAAATTTGCAGAATACAGGTTCAAGAAGCTCGACCCCGGCCAGAAAATTGAGATCACTCTCAACTATCTAATAGAAATAACTCCTACAGTCTACGACATATGGAGCCCTGCCAATGTCACTCCCACCGCGGATTTGGCCCCTTACCTGATGGCTGAGAGCATGATCGAGTCCAACTCAGAGGCTATCATCTCCGAAGCGAATATTGTCACCACGGGGGCTTTAGATGCCTACGAGAAAGCACGAAAGATCTACGATTACGTGATTAATACACTAACCTACAAGGTCCAACCCGAAAGTCGAGGGGCAGAATACGCCCTTGCGTATCCGGATGAAGCCGACTGTACAGAATTTGCGGCCCTCTTTGTGGCTCTTTGCCGCGCCTCAGCCGTGCCTGCCAGAGCAGTGTTCGGGTTCATCAGGCTGCCAGACAAGGAGCATTTGGACAGCTCCCATGCCTGGGCGGAGTTCTATCTCGATGACTTCGGCTGGGTACCAATTGACCCCACCTACGGCTCGCGGTATTCCGAGGAATATTTCGCCCGGATAGACGCAGACCACATAGCTCTCTGGTCTCCTTCGCCTTTATTTCAGGGAAGATGGAGTCTCATCGTCTTCCACAGCACCAGAGACTCGAACGTCAAACTCTCTGCCACTGAAACTGCCGACATCCGCAAGGTCAAGAGGGCCGAGCCGAACCTGGAACTGGCAAAACTCCTCAATTTCCCCAAAGTGGTGGCGGAGCTGCCACCCCTCGAGAAGAGCGGGGCAAGATCTGTCCTTCTTTTGTCGTCAGCAATCATCTTCTTTCTCGTTCTGGTCTCTCTTCTCGCATCCAGGAGGTTCCTCAGGTGAGCCAAACCCTCAAGGCAGTTCTGGCCACTACGGCAGCCATCTTCACATTAGCACTGATCGGATGCTCGAAAAAAACTCTTCCTGAACGGGAGTCAGCAAACGAGAATAGCGCGGAGGTCTCCGTCCAGCCTGGCTGGGCATTCGAGACCACACTTCAGGAACTATCAATTCCTTCTGAACTCACAGCGTCCATTGTTGGCTCTCTTGACGACATCTTTGATTTCAGAAGGTGTATGCCCGGTGACAGGGCAATTCTCGTGACAACCAAGACAAATGAATTCAAACGGTTTGAGTACCACCGAAGCCCCACCAGATACTTTCTCGTCGAGCCTTCCGACTCTGGAATGGCAGCCCGCGAGGTGATACTCACTACAGAAAAAAGAGTTTACTGCATCGAGGGTAGTATCCAGTCATCGCTGTATGAGTCAATCATAGTTCTCGGCGAGGGGCCCGAACTTGCCTATGGTTTCTCCGACATATTTGCCTGGGACATAGATTTTAACGTGGAGACAAGAACCAACGACCGCTTTTCCATGCTTGCAGTCAAGGAATTCGCCAACGGTGAGTTTGTGGGATACGGCTCAATCCTCTACGCAAGATACAACGGGAAGTTGGGAAACCATGAGGCAACCAGATTCGAGAATCCCGACGGGCACCAAGACTACTACGACGAGAACGGAAAGTCTCTAAGGAAGGTCTTCCTCAGGTCAGCTCTCCAGTACAGGAGAATAAGCTCTTACTTCAGCAAGAGGAGATTCCACCCGATTCTCAAGATATACTGCCCACACCGCGGTGTGGACTATGCGGCACCTGTAGGCACTCCAGTTTCGGCGATTGGCGACGGGGTGGTCACGTTTGCGGGGTGGAAAGGCGCGTACGGCAAACTTATCTACCTGAAGCATAAAGCCGGCTACCAGTCAGGCTACGGACACCTATCGAGGTTTGCGAAAGGGATAAGAAAAGGTAAGAGAGTGAAGCAAGGGCAGTTGATCGGATATGTAGGCAACACCGGGCGGTCCACAGGCCCCCATCTCCATTTCGAGATGAAGCGCTATGGAAGCCATGTTAATCCTCTCAGGGTGAAGATCCCGGCAGCCGATCCTGTCCCCAAGAAGTATGCATCTCTTTTCCAGAAACAGAAAAAGAACATGGCTTCTCTGGTCAAAGCCTATGAATTGATGGGCACCACCAGAGAACTGGCCGAAATGAGCAGGAAAGCAGTGGTGAAAGACTCATTGGCTGCATCAGGAGCAGACTGACTCAACCCCAGTTTACTTCCCGATGCAGAACTCAGCAAATATGGCATCCAGAACATCCTCGCTGGTTGTCTCCCCTGCTATCTCTCCCAGCGCAGAGAGCGCGTCCCTCAGCTCGAGAGCAACAATTTCTGGTGTCTTTGCCTGCTTCAGCCCCACCACGCCTGCTTCAAGATGAGAATCGCATCTCTTCAACGCAGCAAGGTGCCTTGCCCTCGTGAAGACCCCACTCCCACCTGCTCCACCTCCACCCCACACCAGTTCTTTCATCTTCTCTTTCAGCTCATCAAGCCCATGGCCGTATTTTGCGGATACTGGAAGTGACTCGTGGAGAGACGAGGCATCGATTCTCTTTTTCAAATCGCATTTGTTAAGCAGAACGAGCTTTCGCTTAGTCTTTACTGCCCGAAACACCTCCGTATCCTCTTCCGTCATCTGGCCAGACCAGTCGAGCAAGAGAAGGGCGAAATCCGAAACCTCTATTGCCTTTCTGGCTCTCACCACTCCCTGCATCTCAACGGAGGAGACCGAGTCCCTGAGCCCGGCCGTGTCTATCAACCGGACTGGAACACCCGACACCTCAATCCATTCGGCGAGATAATCTCTTGTGGTACCAGGAACAGGAGTGACTATGGCTCTCTCTTCTTGAAGAAGCGCATTCAAAAGTGAGGACTTCCCTACGTTCGGTTTCCCTACTATCGCCACCGTAATGCCTTCACGCATCAGTCTACCTCTGCTCCCATCCTCGATAAGCTTCACAACTTTTTCGCGCGTCTTCTCCATCTCGTCCAGCACAGACTGACTGTCCATGAGCGTATCATCTTCAGGAAAGTCGATTGAAGCTTCCACCAGAGCAAGGCTGTGGACCATAAGACCCCTAATCTCCTCAAGCACCCGCTTCCCTTTCCCTGCAAGCTGCATTGCTGCAGACTGAGCAGCCTCCGTGGTCCTCGCCTTGACCAGATCAACCACAGCTTCAGCCTGTGACAGGTCCATGCGGCCATTCAAGAAGGCACGCTTTGAAAATTCCCCTGGTTCGGCTGGAGCTGCTCCATGTGCATAGAGAAGACTGAGCACCTCACCAAGAACCACGGGCCCACCGTGACAGTGGATCTCTACCATGTCCTCGCCAGTATAGGAGTTGGGTGCGCGCATGACTGCAAGCAAGACAGTGTCTATTACAACATCTGTTTGCGGATCACAAATCTCACCGTAGTGGAGCGTGTGGGTTTCCATCCCAGAAGGGCCTGTCCTCCCCTTGAAGACAATGTCTCCAATCTTAAGAGCTTCGCCCCCACTCATTCTCACCATTCCAATCGCCCCCTCTCCGGGCGGGGTGGAAATGGCCGCTATTGTATGATCGCCTACTCCCATCTAAGGCCTCCACTCACACGCCCCCCGGTTCAATATGGTTCAACATGGTTCAATATTGAACAATCTTCAGGAGTGCACCCTCCACCCGTCGAGGAGCCAAAAGACATGCTTGCCCTCCGTAAAGCACCATGCGGAGAGAGCACCCATCAGCTCTCCCCGCCCGGGGCAAAGTCCTTTAACTTCATCTATCCTCTTGATTATGCCGGCTCGGAAGGCCTGTCCTCTTTCGATTTCTCCCGGGGTGCTACTACCACATTCCTGGCAGGACCATTGCCCACAGTATAG contains:
- a CDS encoding transcriptional regulator is translated as MNKLAPLDPIIHAPVRLAILTVLMAVKEADFNYLKETTGTTDGNLSTHLTKLEQTKYIKVTKTFVGKKPRTKCSITQKGLAAYQDYIRILEEYIKR
- a CDS encoding M23 family metallopeptidase, giving the protein MSQTLKAVLATTAAIFTLALIGCSKKTLPERESANENSAEVSVQPGWAFETTLQELSIPSELTASIVGSLDDIFDFRRCMPGDRAILVTTKTNEFKRFEYHRSPTRYFLVEPSDSGMAAREVILTTEKRVYCIEGSIQSSLYESIIVLGEGPELAYGFSDIFAWDIDFNVETRTNDRFSMLAVKEFANGEFVGYGSILYARYNGKLGNHEATRFENPDGHQDYYDENGKSLRKVFLRSALQYRRISSYFSKRRFHPILKIYCPHRGVDYAAPVGTPVSAIGDGVVTFAGWKGAYGKLIYLKHKAGYQSGYGHLSRFAKGIRKGKRVKQGQLIGYVGNTGRSTGPHLHFEMKRYGSHVNPLRVKIPAADPVPKKYASLFQKQKKNMASLVKAYELMGTTRELAEMSRKAVVKDSLAASGAD
- the mnmE gene encoding tRNA uridine-5-carboxymethylaminomethyl(34) synthesis GTPase MnmE, which gives rise to MGVGDHTIAAISTPPGEGAIGMVRMSGGEALKIGDIVFKGRTGPSGMETHTLHYGEICDPQTDVVIDTVLLAVMRAPNSYTGEDMVEIHCHGGPVVLGEVLSLLYAHGAAPAEPGEFSKRAFLNGRMDLSQAEAVVDLVKARTTEAAQSAAMQLAGKGKRVLEEIRGLMVHSLALVEASIDFPEDDTLMDSQSVLDEMEKTREKVVKLIEDGSRGRLMREGITVAIVGKPNVGKSSLLNALLQEERAIVTPVPGTTRDYLAEWIEVSGVPVRLIDTAGLRDSVSSVEMQGVVRARKAIEVSDFALLLLDWSGQMTEEDTEVFRAVKTKRKLVLLNKCDLKKRIDASSLHESLPVSAKYGHGLDELKEKMKELVWGGGGAGGSGVFTRARHLAALKRCDSHLEAGVVGLKQAKTPEIVALELRDALSALGEIAGETTSEDVLDAIFAEFCIGK